From a region of the Arachis ipaensis cultivar K30076 chromosome B09, Araip1.1, whole genome shotgun sequence genome:
- the LOC107618152 gene encoding ubiquitin receptor RAD23c isoform X1, with protein MKVFVKTLKGTHFEIEVKPDDTVTEVKKNIETVQGANVYPAAQQMLIHQGKVLKDGTTLEENKVAENSFIVIMLSKSKSTSGEGSTASTAPSSKAPQTSATPTPTPSVSVAPQAVPATAAPPAPSPSPAPSPSPAPAAPAPAPAPAPSPAAAPTSTDTAVRVGSDIYGQAASNLVAGSNLEGTIQQILDMGGGSWDRDTVIRALRAAYNNPERAVEYLYTGIPEQAEAPPVARVPTSVQPTNPPAAAPQAASPQAAQPAPVTTSGPNANPLDLFPQGLPNVGSGAAGAGSLEFLRNSQQFQALRAMVQANPQILQPMLQELGKQNPHLMRLIRDHQADFLRLINEPVEGGEGNLFGQLAAGMPQSVTVTPEERQAIERLEAMGFDRALVLEVYFACNKNEELAANYLLDHMHEFDEQ; from the exons GTTACCGAAgtgaagaaaaatatagaaactGTTCAAGGTGCAAATGTCTACCCTGCTGCACAGCAAATGCTTATTCATCAAGGCAAGGTTCTTAAGGATGGTACTACTTTGGAGGAAAACAAAGTAGCTGAAAATAGTTTCATtgtaatcatgctttctaag AGTAAGAGCACATCTGGTGAAGGATCTACTGCATCAACAGCACCTTCATCAAAG GCTCCACAGACTAGTGCAACTCCTACTCCTACCCCATCTGTGTCAGTAGCACCTCAAGCTGTTCCTGCCACTGCTGCACC GCCTGCACCTTCACCTTCACCTGCACCTTCGCCTTCACCTGCACCTGCTGCACCTGCACCTGCACCTGCACCTGCACCTTCACCTGCTGCAGCTCCTACATCTACAGATACTGCTGT CAGGGTAGGGTCTGATATCTATGGGCAGGCAGCATCCAATCTGGTTGCCGGAAGCAACTTGGAGGGAACAATTCAGCAAATTCTTGATATGGGGGGTGGGAGCTGGGATAGGGACACAGTTATCCGTGCTCTTAGAGCTGCTTACAACAACCCTGAGAGAGCTGTTGAATATTTGTATACG GGTATCCCTGAGCAAGCTGAAGCTCCACCTGTGGCCCGAGTGCCTACAAGTGTACAACCTACAAATCCACCAGCTGCTGCACCTCAGGCAGCTTCACCTCAAGCAGCACAACCAGCTCCTGTCACAACTAGTGGACCAAATGCTAATCCTCTAGACCTATTTCCCCAG GGCCTCCCCAATGTTGGTTCTGGTGCTGCTGGCGCTGGCTCTTTAGAATTTCTGCGCAACAGCCAACAG TTCCAAGCCTTGCGAGCTATGGTGCAGGCTAACCCACAAATATTGCAG CCTATGCTACAAGAGCTTGGCAAACAAAATCCTCATCTTATGAGATTGATTCGAGATCATCAAGCTGATTTCCTTCGACTGATAAATGAACCTGTGGAGGGTGGTGAGGG GAATTTATTTGGCCAGCTAGCTGCTGGCATGCCACAATCAGTAACTGTTACACCTGAAGAGCGCCAAGCAATTGAACGT CTTGAAGCAATGGGCTTTGATCGTGCACTTGTGTTGGAGGTGTATTTTGCTTGCAACAAGAACGAGGAATTGGCTGCCAACTACCTCTTAGATCACATGCACGAGTTTGACGAACAATAG
- the LOC107618152 gene encoding ubiquitin receptor RAD23c isoform X2, with product MKVFVKTLKGTHFEIEVKPDDTVTEVKKNIETVQGANVYPAAQQMLIHQGKVLKDGTTLEENKVAENSFIVIMLSKSKSTSGEGSTASTAPSSKAPQTSATPTPTPSVSVAPQAVPATAAPPAPSPSPAPSPSPAPAAPAPAPAPAPSPAAAPTSTDTAVVGSDIYGQAASNLVAGSNLEGTIQQILDMGGGSWDRDTVIRALRAAYNNPERAVEYLYTGIPEQAEAPPVARVPTSVQPTNPPAAAPQAASPQAAQPAPVTTSGPNANPLDLFPQGLPNVGSGAAGAGSLEFLRNSQQFQALRAMVQANPQILQPMLQELGKQNPHLMRLIRDHQADFLRLINEPVEGGEGNLFGQLAAGMPQSVTVTPEERQAIERLEAMGFDRALVLEVYFACNKNEELAANYLLDHMHEFDEQ from the exons GTTACCGAAgtgaagaaaaatatagaaactGTTCAAGGTGCAAATGTCTACCCTGCTGCACAGCAAATGCTTATTCATCAAGGCAAGGTTCTTAAGGATGGTACTACTTTGGAGGAAAACAAAGTAGCTGAAAATAGTTTCATtgtaatcatgctttctaag AGTAAGAGCACATCTGGTGAAGGATCTACTGCATCAACAGCACCTTCATCAAAG GCTCCACAGACTAGTGCAACTCCTACTCCTACCCCATCTGTGTCAGTAGCACCTCAAGCTGTTCCTGCCACTGCTGCACC GCCTGCACCTTCACCTTCACCTGCACCTTCGCCTTCACCTGCACCTGCTGCACCTGCACCTGCACCTGCACCTGCACCTTCACCTGCTGCAGCTCCTACATCTACAGATACTGCTGT GGTAGGGTCTGATATCTATGGGCAGGCAGCATCCAATCTGGTTGCCGGAAGCAACTTGGAGGGAACAATTCAGCAAATTCTTGATATGGGGGGTGGGAGCTGGGATAGGGACACAGTTATCCGTGCTCTTAGAGCTGCTTACAACAACCCTGAGAGAGCTGTTGAATATTTGTATACG GGTATCCCTGAGCAAGCTGAAGCTCCACCTGTGGCCCGAGTGCCTACAAGTGTACAACCTACAAATCCACCAGCTGCTGCACCTCAGGCAGCTTCACCTCAAGCAGCACAACCAGCTCCTGTCACAACTAGTGGACCAAATGCTAATCCTCTAGACCTATTTCCCCAG GGCCTCCCCAATGTTGGTTCTGGTGCTGCTGGCGCTGGCTCTTTAGAATTTCTGCGCAACAGCCAACAG TTCCAAGCCTTGCGAGCTATGGTGCAGGCTAACCCACAAATATTGCAG CCTATGCTACAAGAGCTTGGCAAACAAAATCCTCATCTTATGAGATTGATTCGAGATCATCAAGCTGATTTCCTTCGACTGATAAATGAACCTGTGGAGGGTGGTGAGGG GAATTTATTTGGCCAGCTAGCTGCTGGCATGCCACAATCAGTAACTGTTACACCTGAAGAGCGCCAAGCAATTGAACGT CTTGAAGCAATGGGCTTTGATCGTGCACTTGTGTTGGAGGTGTATTTTGCTTGCAACAAGAACGAGGAATTGGCTGCCAACTACCTCTTAGATCACATGCACGAGTTTGACGAACAATAG